In Candidatus Methanomethylophilus alvi Mx1201, a genomic segment contains:
- a CDS encoding MDR family MFS transporter: MAVEQITYKNIDPKVRNMIMVGLSFAMLVACFDGTIVGTCGPVIAEDLNGTSLYSWMVTAYMLCETIMIPISGKLSDLYGRKPLFLIGLTLFVVGSIFAGMSTSMEMLIACRAIQGLGGGILIPVATAAVADLYSPKDRARMQGILGAVFGIGSGIGPLIGGYITEYISWHWIFYINIPMALVAYTLTIKKFPTPVYDEKPIIDVKGIAFLSIMLLDILLFFEWAGSKFDWVSAESFVMIAIALAMIVLFVTVERKAAEPILAPHLVHNKTVILACIFMFVFGLAMMGAMMYSSMFAISILGLNTLEAGEYSLALVAGMMITSMLSGNLVNKTGYKFWLIIGPIITALGLYMFSGMTVGTELSYYAICLFVFGIGLGCMMSVIMVAVQNSSEPSEMGMTTSAVNVIRSIGTTVGTAVFATLIGNRLGVELMNHVSEFTYEHIQHGTGVLDDLANAVQNVINGSLDPIDLSIFADMNNILLSFANSIDFAFLCGAVMMACLIIIGIFFKAQRAPEMPREIHFDDEPVSAATTAVSSSAQEQSVASLGSDGTSPEEERKSD, translated from the coding sequence ATGGCAGTTGAACAAATAACCTACAAGAATATCGATCCGAAGGTCCGGAACATGATAATGGTCGGACTTTCGTTCGCGATGCTTGTTGCGTGTTTCGACGGAACTATCGTCGGAACCTGCGGTCCGGTCATCGCCGAAGACCTCAACGGAACAAGCCTCTACTCTTGGATGGTCACCGCATATATGCTGTGCGAGACCATCATGATCCCGATATCGGGAAAACTATCCGACCTCTATGGAAGGAAACCCCTGTTCCTCATCGGACTCACCCTCTTCGTCGTGGGATCCATATTCGCAGGGATGTCCACCAGCATGGAGATGCTGATCGCATGCCGCGCCATACAGGGTCTCGGAGGAGGTATCCTGATCCCTGTAGCCACCGCGGCTGTGGCCGACCTATACTCCCCCAAGGACAGGGCCAGGATGCAGGGTATCCTCGGAGCGGTCTTCGGTATCGGAAGCGGTATCGGGCCCCTCATTGGAGGATACATAACCGAATACATCAGCTGGCACTGGATCTTCTACATCAACATCCCGATGGCTCTCGTAGCATACACCCTGACCATCAAGAAGTTCCCCACCCCCGTCTACGACGAGAAGCCCATAATCGATGTGAAGGGTATCGCATTCCTGTCCATCATGCTTCTCGACATCCTGCTGTTCTTCGAGTGGGCCGGAAGCAAGTTCGACTGGGTGAGCGCCGAGTCGTTCGTCATGATCGCCATCGCCCTTGCGATGATCGTGCTCTTCGTGACCGTCGAGAGGAAGGCCGCCGAGCCTATCCTCGCACCCCACCTCGTCCACAACAAGACCGTCATACTCGCATGCATATTCATGTTCGTCTTCGGACTGGCCATGATGGGCGCCATGATGTATTCGTCCATGTTCGCCATCTCCATCCTCGGCCTCAACACCCTGGAGGCAGGAGAGTACTCCCTGGCACTCGTGGCAGGAATGATGATCACATCCATGCTCAGCGGAAATCTGGTGAATAAGACCGGATACAAGTTCTGGCTCATCATCGGCCCCATAATCACTGCGCTGGGACTGTATATGTTCAGCGGGATGACCGTGGGCACGGAGCTCAGCTATTACGCCATCTGCCTGTTCGTCTTCGGAATCGGTCTCGGATGCATGATGTCCGTTATCATGGTCGCCGTCCAGAACAGTTCCGAGCCCTCGGAGATGGGTATGACCACATCCGCCGTCAACGTCATCAGATCCATCGGTACCACCGTCGGAACGGCCGTCTTCGCTACACTGATCGGGAACAGGCTCGGAGTCGAACTGATGAATCATGTAAGCGAGTTCACATACGAGCACATCCAGCACGGAACGGGAGTCCTTGACGACCTGGCCAATGCCGTCCAGAATGTCATTAACGGATCCCTGGACCCCATCGACCTCTCGATCTTCGCCGATATGAACAACATCCTGCTGTCGTTCGCGAACAGCATAGACTTCGCATTCCTGTGCGGAGCGGTGATGATGGCATGCCTCATCATAATCGGCATCTTCTTCAAGGCCCAGAGGGCCCCCGAGATGCCCAGGGAGATCCACTTCGACGATGAGCCTGTGTCCGCTGCCACCACGGCCGTCTCCTCCTCTGCCCAGGAACAGTCTGTCGCCTCTCTCGGATCCGACGGCACATCCCCTGAGGAAGAACGTAAGAGCGATTGA
- a CDS encoding SDR family NAD(P)-dependent oxidoreductase: MRLENKVAVITGASRGIGFSIARAFLREGSKVALCGSRQESADKAVAKLKTEFPDADIAGFGFDVNDTVQVKDMVEKVVTKWGRIDVLVNNAGVTSTKSMLDMTDEDFTSVIDINLVGPFKITREVARVMKDNGGGSIINTSSMVGTYGGKMQTAYSSSKFGINGLTKSCAKELGQYGIRVNAVAPGAVATDMAKEFTDERMRQFLSMMTPLGRMAEPDELAGAYVYLASDESSFTTGTIINVDGGIVM, translated from the coding sequence ATGAGACTCGAGAACAAGGTGGCGGTCATAACAGGTGCATCGCGTGGGATAGGGTTCTCCATAGCCCGTGCATTCCTCAGAGAGGGCTCCAAAGTCGCTCTTTGCGGTAGCAGGCAGGAGTCTGCGGACAAAGCCGTAGCCAAACTGAAGACGGAATTCCCCGATGCAGACATAGCCGGATTCGGATTCGATGTCAACGATACCGTACAGGTCAAGGACATGGTGGAGAAGGTCGTCACAAAGTGGGGGCGCATAGACGTATTGGTCAACAATGCCGGAGTGACGTCCACCAAGAGCATGCTCGACATGACCGATGAGGATTTCACTTCGGTCATTGACATAAATCTCGTAGGGCCCTTCAAGATCACCAGGGAGGTCGCACGTGTCATGAAGGATAACGGCGGCGGAAGTATCATCAATACAAGTTCGATGGTCGGGACGTATGGGGGGAAGATGCAGACCGCCTACTCCTCTTCCAAGTTCGGTATCAACGGTCTCACGAAGTCCTGTGCTAAGGAGCTGGGACAATATGGTATACGCGTGAACGCCGTCGCACCGGGGGCGGTCGCCACAGACATGGCCAAGGAATTCACGGATGAGAGGATGAGACAGTTCCTGTCTATGATGACCCCTCTGGGTCGTATGGCCGAACCTGACGAGCTTGCCGGGGCCTACGTTTACCTGGCATCCGATGAGTCTTCCTTCACCACGGGAACGATCATAAACGTGGATGGCGGCATAGTGATGTGA
- a CDS encoding DNA-directed RNA polymerase subunit N, with protein sequence MIIPVRCFTCGKVVGSAYPEYVKRVKMGEEPQKVLDDLGFERYCCRRMIVSHADLIGEIAQLG encoded by the coding sequence ATGATAATACCGGTGAGATGTTTCACATGCGGAAAGGTCGTGGGCTCTGCCTACCCCGAGTACGTCAAGCGCGTGAAGATGGGCGAGGAACCTCAGAAGGTCCTCGATGATCTGGGATTCGAGAGATACTGCTGCCGCAGGATGATCGTGTCCCACGCAGACCTCATCGGCGAGATCGCTCAGCTCGGATGA
- a CDS encoding 30S ribosomal protein S9 — MDAVNTSGKRKTAIARAVVKEGTGKVVVNKTPIAIYSPELARLKIEEPLQLVPEKAAKVDISVTVQGGGVMGQAAAVRTAIARGLVDFYKDDELEALFRAYDRTLIINDDRRKLPKKPLGRGARAKKQKSYR, encoded by the coding sequence ATGGACGCAGTCAACACCAGTGGAAAGAGGAAGACCGCGATCGCAAGGGCGGTCGTCAAAGAGGGAACCGGAAAGGTTGTCGTCAACAAGACCCCCATCGCGATCTACAGCCCCGAGCTTGCAAGGCTCAAGATCGAGGAGCCCCTCCAGCTCGTCCCCGAGAAGGCCGCAAAGGTCGACATCTCCGTTACCGTACAGGGCGGAGGAGTCATGGGACAGGCGGCCGCAGTCAGGACCGCTATCGCAAGGGGACTCGTCGACTTCTACAAGGACGACGAGCTCGAAGCTCTCTTCAGGGCATACGACAGGACCCTCATCATCAACGATGACAGGAGGAAACTGCCCAAGAAGCCCCTGGGACGCGGTGCCCGTGCCAAGAAGCAGAAGTCCTACCGTTGA
- a CDS encoding 50S ribosomal protein L13 translates to MVTVIDGKGLIYGRLASNVAEMIMAGEEVVVLNAEQIIITGERSEILKDFKNKVDRGDVSKRKGPFYPRRSDLLFKRCVRGMIPWMSSSGRDAFRRLHVFVGAPKQFEDSNKVRPEEADRAVTCKYVTLGEISEFLGSKVR, encoded by the coding sequence ATGGTTACCGTTATCGATGGAAAAGGCCTCATTTACGGAAGGCTTGCCAGCAACGTCGCCGAAATGATCATGGCCGGGGAGGAGGTAGTCGTCCTCAACGCCGAGCAGATCATCATCACCGGTGAGAGGTCGGAGATCCTTAAGGACTTCAAGAACAAGGTCGACCGCGGAGATGTCTCCAAGAGGAAAGGACCGTTCTACCCCCGCCGCTCCGATCTGCTGTTCAAGAGATGCGTCAGGGGAATGATCCCCTGGATGTCCAGCAGCGGAAGGGACGCCTTCAGGCGCCTTCACGTCTTCGTCGGTGCCCCCAAGCAGTTCGAGGATTCGAACAAGGTCAGGCCCGAAGAGGCTGACAGGGCAGTCACATGCAAATACGTCACCCTGGGAGAGATCTCTGAGTTCCTTGGGTCTAAGGTGAGATGA
- a CDS encoding 50S ribosomal protein L18e: MSRTCYKSNPQLVALIADLKAKTRENEKAAIWRDIALRLEAPSRVWAEANLSKIQKYAKDGETIIVPGKVLAAGEIDKKVTVAAYSFSAKAAAAIVAAGGKTMTIRELMEENPQGSKVRIMG; the protein is encoded by the coding sequence ATGAGCAGAACTTGCTACAAATCTAACCCCCAGCTTGTCGCCCTGATCGCAGATCTGAAGGCGAAGACTAGGGAGAACGAGAAGGCTGCTATCTGGCGAGACATCGCGCTCCGGCTCGAAGCACCCAGCAGGGTGTGGGCCGAGGCGAACCTCAGCAAGATACAGAAATACGCAAAGGACGGAGAGACCATTATCGTACCCGGTAAGGTCCTCGCCGCCGGTGAGATCGACAAGAAGGTCACCGTTGCCGCCTACAGCTTCTCAGCCAAGGCCGCAGCAGCCATCGTCGCCGCCGGAGGAAAGACCATGACCATCAGGGAGCTGATGGAAGAGAACCCTCAGGGCTCTAAAGTCAGGATCATGGGGTGA
- a CDS encoding TIM barrel protein, translating to MIRYGPAGIPLSCKGRTLKDGIEDVHNLALTALEIQMVRPKTFFRAPDEDEEVGKSIRELDGESGFVIGIDKGEDDIIYDPDVVIDEEDNLLEMASGIAYCFNDLYALGNMARRHDVALSLHTPYYMDLGGELYDDSYEMPEDDEYAEMPPETLSMQCFNTLRNGGVVLNALGGNVVVTNLGPYDPKRSREDTEANMMDNLSELMRWWKSMKLKPKLGVEVTGQQDVWGSLDQVLDLCDSFKGAVVPVLNFAQYQSRTKGSLITSTDFADLIAQFVPYSKDGVYSSFSNVEFDTEGNEKWLTPLKKGDLKFERLAECLADMMPEITLISSSPLLEHDAVYMRTLTERVLSKKAAKYLKDKKKSDEAAAIANGTLAPADPNDEPEA from the coding sequence ATGATAAGATACGGACCCGCCGGTATCCCGCTGTCCTGCAAAGGACGCACCCTGAAGGACGGAATAGAGGATGTTCATAACCTCGCCCTCACCGCTCTCGAAATACAGATGGTCAGACCGAAGACATTCTTCCGCGCCCCTGACGAGGACGAGGAAGTAGGGAAATCCATCAGAGAGCTCGACGGAGAGTCCGGCTTCGTGATCGGGATAGACAAGGGGGAGGATGACATCATCTATGACCCCGACGTCGTCATCGACGAGGAGGACAACCTTCTGGAGATGGCATCGGGGATCGCATACTGCTTCAACGACCTGTATGCCCTCGGCAACATGGCCAGGAGGCACGATGTGGCACTATCGCTCCACACCCCCTATTACATGGACCTCGGAGGGGAGCTCTACGACGACTCGTACGAGATGCCCGAGGACGACGAATATGCGGAGATGCCTCCGGAGACACTCTCGATGCAGTGTTTCAACACCCTGAGGAACGGCGGGGTGGTCCTCAACGCCCTCGGCGGGAACGTTGTGGTCACCAACCTCGGCCCCTACGACCCTAAGAGAAGCAGGGAGGACACCGAGGCCAACATGATGGACAACCTCAGCGAGCTCATGAGATGGTGGAAATCCATGAAACTGAAGCCCAAACTGGGGGTGGAGGTCACCGGACAGCAGGACGTATGGGGTTCGCTGGACCAGGTCCTGGACCTCTGCGATTCCTTCAAAGGGGCCGTCGTCCCCGTCCTCAACTTCGCACAGTATCAGTCCAGGACCAAAGGGTCCCTCATAACATCCACGGACTTCGCCGACCTCATAGCCCAGTTCGTCCCCTACTCCAAGGACGGGGTATACTCCTCGTTCTCCAATGTGGAGTTCGACACCGAAGGGAACGAGAAATGGCTCACCCCTCTGAAGAAAGGTGACCTGAAGTTCGAAAGGCTCGCAGAATGCCTTGCGGACATGATGCCGGAGATAACCCTGATCTCTTCCTCCCCTCTTCTGGAACATGATGCCGTATACATGAGGACCCTCACGGAGAGGGTACTCTCCAAGAAGGCGGCCAAATACCTCAAGGACAAGAAGAAGTCCGACGAGGCGGCGGCCATCGCCAACGGGACACTCGCCCCGGCGGACCCCAACGACGAACCCGAGGCCTGA
- the hxlB gene encoding 6-phospho-3-hexuloisomerase — translation METIDYLEGHIKEALERISDVDRDRLADLIISSNRIFIFGAGRSGLVGQMFAVRLVQLGLHVYFVGDMTTPIIGKGDLVILISNTGRTMSVTKTAQIAKRIGSHVVCVTSNRKCDLAKAADTCIVIDPAEDGDTAELAPLGTLFEDTALMFFDCMIPVLMKRKGISEDKMRSHHAIWV, via the coding sequence TTGGAGACCATTGATTACCTCGAGGGTCACATCAAGGAGGCCCTCGAACGTATCTCCGACGTGGACCGCGACCGCCTTGCCGACCTGATAATATCCAGCAACCGCATATTCATCTTCGGTGCCGGAAGATCGGGTCTGGTGGGACAGATGTTTGCGGTACGCCTCGTACAACTGGGTCTCCATGTGTATTTCGTCGGGGACATGACGACCCCGATCATCGGCAAGGGCGACCTGGTCATTCTGATATCCAACACCGGGAGGACCATGTCGGTCACGAAGACCGCACAGATCGCAAAGAGGATCGGCTCCCACGTCGTCTGCGTCACATCCAACCGGAAGTGCGATCTGGCGAAAGCCGCGGACACGTGCATCGTCATAGACCCGGCCGAGGACGGGGATACTGCGGAACTGGCACCGTTGGGTACCCTGTTCGAGGACACCGCCCTCATGTTCTTCGACTGCATGATACCCGTCCTTATGAAGCGCAAAGGCATATCCGAAGACAAGATGCGGTCGCATCATGCCATCTGGGTATGA